Below is a genomic region from Campylobacter geochelonis.
TAGGCATGGCAGGAAGGGCTTTAGAGCCGATAACTCAGTTTGCTGGGTTTGACTGGAAGATAAATGTTGCGTTTTTAAGCTCATTTGCAGCTCGTGAGTCTGCTGTTGCAACACTTGGTAGTATATATGAAACCGGCAAAATCGACATGAATCAAACCGCAAGCGATACTAGCTTAGATAGCGTAGATGATGAGATGAAAAACCAAAACGAGCGTCCAGAAGAGACTATGAGTAGAAACAGTGGCTACACACCACTTCACGCAGCTTCTATCATAATCTTTATGCTGCTAACTCCACCTTGTATAGCCTCAATGATAGTTGTAAAAATGCAGACAAATAGCTGGGCATGGATGCTTTTTGCTATCTTTTTCCCATTTACTTTAGCACTTGTTGTTGCAAGCTTGTTTTTTACTATCTCAAGCGCTTTTGCACTTAGTGGTCTTGTTGCTATGACGTATTATTATCTAATACTACTAGCTATAGTTGTCATCATCTCATTTATCCCTGAAAAAAGGATAAATTGGACTACAAAACCAAAATCATAATAAAGGAAAGAAAATGAAAAAAATTCTATTTTCATCAGCTTTAGTTGCTCTTATGAGCTCATCACTTTTTGCTCACACAGCTTTAATGAGTTGTTTTGATAATGGCGATGATACCGTAACTTGCGAAGGCGGTTTTAGCGATGGAAGTTCGGCAAAAGGAGTTAAATTTATGCTAGAGCAAAATGGCAAAACCATAGCAGAAGCTAAATTTGGCGATGATAGCACATATACATTTAAAAAACCAGAGGGTGAGTATGTGGCTAAATTCTACGCTGGTGAGGGTCATGAGGTTACAGTTAAATCATCTGATATAGCTGAGTAAATTTAAACTAAAAAAGGAGATTAAATGAAAAAAATTGTTATTTCATCTATTGTTGCGGCAGGTTTGGCAAGTAGTGCGTTTGCGCATTTTCAAATGGTTTACACACCAGAATCAGCACTAAATAAAGGCGGTACGATTCCACTAAAAGTAGTTTTTAACCACCCATTTGCCGATGAGCATACTATGGATATGGGGCTTCAAGCTGACAAATCTAGAGTTGGCGTTGAAGACTTTTATGTAATCCACAAAGAGAAAAAAACTGAGCTAAAAGATAGCTTAAAAGAGATTAAATTTAAAGGCAACTCAAACGAAGGCATTGGATATAGCACTGATTATAAAGCAAGAACTATGGGCGATCATCTTTTTGTTTTAACTCCAGCTCCATACTTTGAAGCAAACGAAGACGCCTACATCCAACAAATCACAAAAATGGTTGTAAACGTTGCTGGCGCTCCGACTGATTGGGATGCAGAACTTGGGTTAAAAGCTGAAATCGTTCCTTTGACAAAACCATATGCTGTCTGGGCTGGAAGCACATTTACTGGCATTGTTAAATCAAACGGCAAACCAGTTGCGTTTGCTGAGATTGAGGTTGAGTATCTAAACCATCCAGTCGATATCAAAGAAAACAAAATGGGCAAACCATTTGTAAAAGCTCCTCAAGATAGTTTTGTAACTATCGGTATGAAAGCTGATGCAAATGGCGAATTTACATTTGGAATTCCTAAAGCTGGTTGGTGGGGATTTGCCGCACTTGGCGTTGGAAGCGACACTGAGTATAAAGGCAAAGAGTTAAGTCAAGACGCAGTTATCTGGGTTCAAGCTAAAGATATGAAGTAAATTTGTGGCGGCTTTTAAAGTCGCCCTTTTAAATTTAGCCTGTTTTGCAAGGCAAGATAGCCTAAATTTAAAAAAGGAAATTTGATGAGTGTGACAGAAACGATTTTTTTAGTAGTGCTAGCGTGTGCGGCGGGGTATTATTTTTACTATAAAGAGTTTAAGAAAAAGGATTGTGGTTGTGGCAACGGCAAAAGTTGTTGTAGCAAAAAGAAAAAATAGCCCTTTATTTTATATTTCTACGGCTGGTTTTAAGCTATTTTCAAGCGGTTTTAAAACCGCTATTTTGTTAAATTTAGCCTTTTTATAGCAGATACTAAATTTAGCTTTTTTTGCAAAATATGCTAAATTTAGCTTTAAATTTAGCAGTCAATTTGTCTTATCAAACTTGTAATTTTTACTTTTATATCTTTATATTTTCCGCTTTTTAAAGCCATTTTACTTTAGTAAATTTATATGTTTTTTATAAAAATTTTACAAATTTAGCTTTCTTAAAGTCTTAAAAGAGTCGCACTTGTATTTTAAACAAGATTGCAATAAATTTTTTAGCCATTTATTTATGCATAAATACTTTGAAACCAACTTTAAATTTTACTTAGCCAAAGCTATAGCAGGTTTAAATGCTAACTATTTTAAAACACGAAAACTAGCTTTTGCTAAATCAAACTAGCATGTAATTTAAACAAAAGCCTTTTGCGCGCAGTTTAAGAGAAATGTTAGAAGCATTTAAGATAAAGCTGGCTAAATTTATTAAGTTAAGCATAAGTTTACAAGCTAAACATCTTAAAATATACAAACAAAAAACCTGTTTTAAAAAAGACAAACGCAAAAAAGCTATTAAAACAAGCATTTTAACTATGATAAACTTTCATTTATAAGGCAAATCACACCTTGCATTTACTAAATTTATAATCTCACCAAATTTCATCGCCAAATCAAAGCCGTTATGTTCTACTCAAGTCTATATTTTTTTATAAGTTTTTTGATAGTTCCATCTTCATACATATCCAAAATCGCCTTGTTTATCCCATCTTTTAGCTCTGTTTTCATGCTGTTTCCAAAAACGATGGCATAACCCTCACTATCAAATTTATCCTCATAAAAAACTTCTATATCATCATTTAACCCCAAATCATCCAAAAATCCAACAACATTTTTGGAGTATCCAGATACGGTTCTTCCTTTTTTGGTATAAATATTTGCCAGTGTTCTATCAAGCGCTAAAACATCTACTTGAGCTGTTTTTAGCTCTATTATCGCACCTATACCCTTTTTTACGGTTAGTTCTTTTACTATGATATCTGGAATTTTGTGTAGTAGCCCTACTTGATATCTGTTTTTAAACGCACCTACGATTTTGCCTTTAATAGTTTCGTTTAAGTCTTTTATAGACTCATCGTTTTTTCTTTTTAAAAAGACCGTTGATGTGTTTTTGTAGTAAGGTGTTGAAAACTCAACAACAGATTTTAGCTCTTCGCTTACATTTATGCTAGAAACAACCATATCGGCAAGATTACTATCTGCCATATGTTCAAGGCTTTCAAGCTTTGTATCTACTATCTCGTAAGTGAAATTTAACTTTTTGGCAAGTTCATTTAGCAAGTCTATCTCATACCCTGCCGTTTTGCCATCTTTTGGCATACTAAATGGCTGATACCCGACATTCATCCAAACTCTAAGATGTTGCGCGTTTAAGCTTAAAATAAAAAGCATTAAGGAAAATATAACTTTTGACATAAAACCCCCTTAAAGAAAGCTTGTTATAATTTTATACCATATTTGGTTAAATTTAACTTTAATTTAGCAAAAAATATATTTTAATTATCTTTTATTTACTTTATTTGAAATTTATCAACCTCTTTAAAATCATCTTTATCAAAGGCAAAAGCTTTATAGACTCTTCCATCATCATATCTTACTTGCAAATACTTAGCATCAAATGCAACTCTAAGTCTCATCGTGTGCCAATTAAATTCGCCAACATCTAGTTTAGTTAAAAGATATTTTTTATCCATAAGATAAATTTTACTATCTTTAAACGCGATAGCTAGAAAATCGCTATTTTTACTCTCATTTACGTGCAAATGCTCGAAATTTTTAAGAGATGGGATTTCTTTGAAATCAAGCTTGTTATCATAAACTGTTATGTTAAAAACATCTCCTTTGCTGTCTTTAAAAAATATTCCACTATCATATGGTTTTAAATTTGTAAACCTGCCCCAAACCGCAACGGCTGGGAATTTCACATCTAAATTTAGCGCTTTATCATTTAAAAAAGAAGAGAATTCCTTATCTAAATTTCCATCGTGATGATAAATTTCAAGTCCATTTTTAGCAAAGTAAATCATATCTTCACTAAAAGGTATGGACGATACTTTTGGATCAGGATTAAACAGCGGATAGAGTGGAATTTGTGGGGGCTTGGCGTCTGCTGGTGTGTAACTCATAGAAAATCTTGCATTTTTTATACGCTCTTTGCTAAAACTCTCGCCATCAATCACAACCGGCAGTTTTCCTTGCTGCTCTAAGTCCATATAGTAGTTAAAAGCAAGCTCATTTTTATACTCTTTTTCGCTTTTAAACTCTTTGCCACTTGCGCTTTTATAAGCAAAATAATGCCCGCCAAGGTTGTGCTGATAGATAAATTCTTTCAAACTTGGTGAGTAAAATATATAATAATTCTCTTTTTTCTCTTTTAAACTCTTATCATAAAACCCAACCCCGCTAAATACAAAAACAACTGCTAAAACAACGTAAATAGCACCTAAAAACGGTGTTTTTAGTGATGTTTGCTTATGTGAAAGCAAGGAGTTAAAACACAAAATTCCACCAACTACGGCTAGTAAAATAATAACCAAAAAGCTTCTAAGATAAAAAAGCACCATAAAAGATAAAACCGTAAAAACAACAGCTAAAGCAAAGCTAAAAATTGCATTTTTGTTTATCACAACCGCATTTGTAAATATATAAAAAAGTACTCCGCAAAGTGCGTAGTAGCACCAATTTATCGCTATTTGCTCTAAGATAACAACCGGATAAAAAAATGAGCTAAAAACTAAAAGCCATCCACCAAAAACAAGCCAAATCGCGCCAAAAAGTATAAAAACTGGATAAAAATGCTCAAGCAAAAGCATAGCACTACTTTTTGGTAGATGAAGCAAGCACTTTATACGTGCTCTTTCGCTTAAAAACTGAGCTAAACTAACTCCAACTCCTAAAATCACCCAAACCCATGCCATAACGCTTTCAGGATGGTTATCAAAAAAGTTATACCCATACCAAATCACGCTCTCAGGGTGAATCGCACCAAAATCATATCTTACTTTAAAGCAAAACCACAAGAAAAATCCAGCCAAAACCACAACCAAAAAGATAAAAACTCCCTTTAGCCTGCTTATCTCTTTTAAAAAAATAGATCCCACATCTTCCCCCTACTCATATCTTCCAACAAAGCCAAGGAATTTATCCTCAAATGTCGCATTTATAGGCATTTCATCATCGATTTGGCAAAAGCCGTATGCCATTTGATGGTTTTTAAATTTGTCTATATTTTTAAACCCAAATTTACTCAAATCCCTATCCAAACCAACTTTATAAACTCTAAATTCGCGCATAAACTCGCTCATCGAGCTTTGATACACCTGTCCGCCTCGCTCAACTATGATAAACTCATCGACTAAATCTTGCAAATCGCTCATGATATGGCTTGTTATAATGACGGTTTTATCCTTGCCATCAAGATAGTCTTTTAAATAATCCCCAAAAAGCCGCCTATATCCAGCATCAAGCCCCATAGAATAATCATCAAAGATAAGCACTTTTGCATCTTGAGCAAACAAACTTGCCAAAATTACTTGTGATTTTTGTCCAAAAGACATAGAATTTAGCTTTTGATTTTCATTTAAGCCCAAAAGTTTAACCAGCTCTTTATAAATTTTACTATCCCATTTTGGGTAAAATGGTTTTAAAAATCTCTCATACTGCGCTATACTTAGATAATCATAACTTATAAATCCCTCAAAAAGAAGCGCGATATCTCTTTTAGCCTCGTTATCAAGGTTAAAACTCTCTTTTCCTAGCACTTTGCACTCGCCACCTTTTGGGTGAATGTAACCCATAAGAATGTTTATAAGCGTTGATTTTCCAACACCATTTCGCCCCAAAATTCCAAAAACACAGCCCTTTGGCACTGTAAAACTTAAGTTTTCATATATCATTTTTTTACCATAATAGTGCGTTAAATTCTTGACCTCAACGGCATTTTCTCTTGCAAAAGCGCTATTTGGCTGAGTAAATTCATCATTTGTTTTTAAAGGATTTTTTTGAGTTTGCACGGTTATCCTTGAATTTAAATTTCGTTTAATTTTACCTATTTTTCTATGAAATTAATCTTAAAAGTCATTATCACAAATGATTTTATTTATAAGATTTTTTAGCGATAAAAATTTGGTGATAAATTTATTTAGCAAACCCAAACTTAACCAAAACAAACTCGTATCAGCTGTAGCAAATTTTTAGTTTTTAGTTAAATTGTGAATTTAATTTAACTTTAACAAGCTAATCAAATTTAATAACTCGCAAAGTTATTTAGCACTTTAAATTTTAATTTTTCGCTTTTAAATTTTGGTTTATATTTTGAATTATTAGATACTTTCGCTTTTAAATTTAGCTTTTATGTTTTTACTTTTAAAAATTTATGAGATATCAGAAGTTAGGCTTTTCACGCTTTAAATTTAAATCTTAAAATTTAGCTTTAAAATTTATTAGATACTTTCGCTTTTAAATTTATCAATCTGGTTTTATAACAAATAAAAAAACTATTTACTTGTAAAACCGATAAAACCTACTACTTTTTTAACAAAATAGTTTGAAAATTTAACTCATCAAATTCTAATATTTTTATCTTAATCGCAAAGGCTATTTTCTTGCCAAAAAATACATCAACAACCAAACTTTTAAAAACGGCTAAAAGTTGGCAAACTTGAAACAAATTTTCATAAACCGGTATTTAAAATTCAGTTTTTAATATTTAAATTTAAAATTTAAATACTGCGTTTTTACAATCACAAGGGCTTTTTTTTGCTAAAAATATGCCAATAATTAGCAAAACAAATCTTTCATTTACAAAAAAAGTATAAATTTAAATATACGTTTTATATCAACTTTTTATGCTATTTTTGCCAAAAAATGAACTAGCAAACAAGCATGATAAATTTTTAGTTTTATAAATTTATAAAATCTATAATTTTAAACTCAATTTTACAAATAGCAAATGCGTTTTTATAGTAACCATAAGGGCTGTTTTTGCCATAAAAACGCATTGATAAGCAACCAAAATCAACCTTTTTTGTTTTAAAATTCATCAAATTTCATAACAAATCTTTATAAAAATGAAATTATCAATTAAATAAATTTGAAATTTTCATCGTTCAATCTTACAAAAATATAAATAAATTTAATAAACTTACAAATTTATTTATACATAAATTTAAACATTTTTCGCAAAAGCTAAAAGGTTGTCAAATTTAAAGCTAAGTTATATTTAAATTTATAAATTTCAACAAATTATATAAATTTAAACCATACCAAACTCACAATAAATTTGATAACTTCAAAACCTTTTAAACTCTAACAAATTTCAATAAATCAAGCCCTAAATTTAGTAAATCTTATAGCACAAAACTCCCAAAACCACGCCTATCCAGCGATTTTTATAGCTAAAGTTTTGCTTGATTTATAATCAGCCTTTCCAGTCCCAAGCAATGGGATTTGCTCTACTTTATGCACTGAAGTTGGATGCATTAAATTTGGTATATTCGAAGCTTTTATAGCGCTCATTACCTCTTTTTCTTCTGTGCTTCCATCATACAACATAACGATTTTTTCGCCCTTTTTCTCATCGGCTAAATTCACACATATAAAGTGAATACTATCTTTAAAAATCTCGCCTAGCTTATCTTCTAGCGCTCCTAAGCTTACCATTTCGCCGCCGATTTTTGCAAAGCGCGAAACTCTATCTGTGATGTATAAAAAGCCATCGCTATCAAGATATCCTATATCACCACTTTTATAGTATCTAACATCATTTATCGTTACTATAACTTCATCGGTTTTAGCTTGATTTTTGCGGTATTCTCGCATAACTTGATGTCCACCTATAAGTATAAGCCCGCTTTCTCCTTGAGCAAGTTCTTCAAGGGTGTTTAAATCAACTATTTTTATCACAGTTCCAGGAAGCGGAAGTCCAACGCTGCCAAATTTATTAAACACAAGCTCTTTAAAGCTGTCAAGTTCAAGCATATTTGGCATATTTACACTTACAACTGGCGTTGTTTCAGTCGCTCCATATCCTTCAAAAATATCAACACCAAATTTCATCTTAAACTCATCTTTTACACTTGGTTTTAGCTTCTCAGCCCCAGCTATGGCAAATTTAATAGTTTTAAACATAAGGTGATTTATGCGTGGATTTTTAGCATAGAGTCTAAAAAATGTCGATGTTCCAAACATCACAGTTGCACTTTGTTTAGCCGCCATTTTAGCCACAGCTAGCCCATCTGTTGAATCAGCAACATGCACACTTGTTATGCCCTCACTTAGTGGCAAATACGTCGTGACAGTAAGCCCAAAAGAGTGGAAAATCGGCAAAGAAGCAAGTATGACTTCGTTTTTATCGCTGTTTAAAAGCCCAGAGATTTGTTTTACGTTTGACATAATATTTTTATGGGTTAAAACAACGCCTTTAGGCTCTCCCTCGCTTCCACTACTGTATAAGATAATCGCATCATCATCGATTCTAACATTTCTAAAATATATAATATCTATCATAAAGCTTGGAAGTAAAATCGCCTTTATAGCGGCATAAATTTTCGCTTTTTTGCTGATACTAGCGCCGACTTCTTCAAGATAGATAAATTTGGCGCTTAACTCATCGCTAAAAACAAGCCCTCTTGAGCTTAGTTTTTCTATAAATTTTTTAGATGTGACAATAGATTTTATATCTGCATTTTCAACGCATTTTGCCATATTTTCAACGCTTAGTGTGTAGTTTAAATTCACAGGAATTTTACCCATTATAAATAAGACTAAATTTATAATACTCCCCATCGCAGATGAAGGCAGTATCAAGCCGATATTTTGGCTATCCTTAAACGAGTTTCTAAATTTCTTTAAAAATATCAAAACCGCGGTTATGACTTTAAAGTTGTTCATCTCCACGCCAGTTGAGTCCACGATAGCCTTTTTAAAGAGATTTGCTTTAGCATTTCTTAACCAGTTAAATTGCACCGGCTCAAGCGAGTTTATGTATTCGCCCCAGCTAAAAAACGAAAGTTGCATAACTTTTTGCTTGACTTCACTAGCTGTGCTGCTATCTGGCATTGGTTCGCCAAAGGTAACGCCTAGCATCCTTTTTCCCTCTTTTGAAGTCATATTTTTAAAGTATTTTCTAGCGCGCGAAAAAGATGAACCCCAAAGCCCTCTTATATAAAATGGGACTATTTTTGCTCCAGTTGCGTTTGAGGCTACTTCAAAGCCTTTTGCAAACTCATCAAGCTGTCCGTTATAGCTTATATGACCTTCTGGGAAAAGTGCTACAACTTCGCCATTTTCAAGCCTTGTACGAACATTTTCTAACGCACTTTTGTTCATCCCACTTCCTATAGGAATGACTTTAAAAAGTTTGAAAAACCACTGCAAATACCACCTATCATAAAAGCTTCGATGGATTACAAATTTAACCGGTCTTGGAGTTGCTATTTGAACTACAGCCCAGTCTATCCAGCTTATATGATTTCCTAAAAGAAGCACGCCGCCTGTTTTTGGTATATTTTCAACTCCGCTAACATTTACACGGTAGCCAAATTTTAAAAAAGGTATAGCAAGAAGACGTGAAAAAAGATGTGGCAACGCCTTTATAGCGTAAATCGCACAGACTAAAATGCTAAAAGCTGCAAAAACAAAAATTTGCTTTGTGCTTATCATAAACTGCACAAAAACAATAGCTAAAATCAAAAATAAAATCATAAATAAATTTTGCACAAAGTTACTTCCAGCAAGCACCTTTCCCATGCGTTTTTCAGATGTGAAAAACTGAATATTTGCATTCAAAGGCACGATAAAAACTCCACCAGCAAAACCAAAACAAACAGACGCAAATCCTAGTCCAAAGGCACTTTGCGAACTAGAAAAAAGTAAAAGCGAGATAAAAAGACCAAAAGCGCCAAATGGCACAAGCCCAAGCTCGATATGGTTTTTACTATATGCTCCTGCAAAAAACGAGCCACAAACAAGACCTATCGCGCTTACTGCGAGTATGGACTGGATAACTACAACGTTATCAGCGCCGCTAATTAGCTTATAATGAGCTGGAAAAACCGCGATGATAAGTTGCGAAATCGCCCAGAAAAACGACAGCCCCAAAGTACAAAGCCATACATTTTTATCTTTTATTATCATACTCATATTTTTTTTCAAATAGCCAAATTTAACATACTCTTTAAACTCAAATTTACTATTTTCATCGCTTGCTTTAAAAAATGGAATTTTAAAAGTGAAAAATGTCTCCAAAACAGAACAAACAAAAAGCATAACGCCGATAAACCAAACTGACTTCATCAGCTCTGCTGGACTTGTCGATGAACTCGCATAAACTTCAAACACAACTGAAAATGCAAGAGATGACAGTAAAATCGAGATGATTGTCACTGCTTGAACGACTCCATTAGCCGCTCCAAGGTTTTTTTCTCCAACTATCATCTTTATAAGTCCATATTTTGCTGGAGAGTAAATCGCACTTTGGATAGCTAAAAGCAATGTCATAAAAAACGCCACATAAAACCAGCCCAAAAGATAAGAAATCGTTATTAAAAATGTAAGAAAAATCTCACTAGCAGCGGCGTATCGAGTTATAGTGGTGCGAGAGAATTTATCATTTAAAAATCCAGCCAATGAAAAAAACGAAACATAAGGAAGCAAAATAAGCAAATTTACAACCGCAGTTAGGATAACAAGCTCGTTTCCAGTATAGCTTTTAACTAAAATATTTTGAATCGTTATCTTATGCCCTAAATCAACTATAGCGTTTATAAACATCACCGCTATAAAGGGCGAAAATCCTCGCAAGGAAAACAGTTTCGTCATTTTATATCCTTTTTGTATATGTTAAATGTCTGGTAGTTAAAAATATATGGTTTTAAAGTTAGTGTAATGTCTAAAATCAGGCGGTAAAGCTCGTTTTTATCACTTGATTTCTCAAGTGCTTCTTTAGCTATCTCGCCTTCGATTTTTGCTAAATTTAAAGCAAATTCAAGATAGATTTTAACTATATCAAAGCCGATTTCGCTGTTTTTTGCTCTTTTTATGATAGATAAAATTTCAAGCTCTTTTTGAGTTAAATTTCCATCCCTGCTTAGTATATAACCATCTTTTATAAAGCCTTCAAGTTCGCTCTTTGAGATGTTTAACTCATCTTCGATTTTCTCTTTAGAAACCTCTTTTTTAAACCCAGCGCCCATAAAAATATCAAGCGAATTTAAAAGCGACTCATAGCAGTTTTCAAAGCTAAAATCATCTCGTAAAACAAGAGTTTTTAGCTCTTTGATTGAAAAGTTAAAATAAGTTTGAGTGTATTTTATAAATTTAAGCATTTTAACCGTATCAACACCGTATGAGTGAACGTTGGTTTTAACCTTGGTTGGTTTTGGAAGCAACCCCTCTTTTATGTAAAAAAGTATGGTTGATTTAGGAGTTTCGGTTAGTTCTATTAGTTCGCTCATCTTATAATGAGTCGGCGCAGAACTGTTTGTCTTATCTTGCATAGCTTCTCCATTTATGATTTTAAAACTTTACAAAAATGTTGCTTAAATATTCATAAAGTGTATAGTATCACTTGACAATCAACATAAAAGTTACAAATTTACAGAAATTTCTAAAGGCTTGATCTAGCTTTTGCTACTTAAATTTAAAGGATATTTATGCAAACTGTTGATTTTCATTCACATTTTCTTATTAAAGTTGCGAAATTTAACCAAATTTTTGACAAAATAGCTCTAAATTTATTTGCTAGGCAATTTAGCATAGACAAAAAAAGCTTATAAAAATGGCTTTACTGGCTATGAAAACAACTTTTCAAGACTGATTAGAGAGTCTAAATTTACTAAAAAATCAGTTGTTTTTAGCTGGTGCGAAATTTAATACCTTAAAACCCATAAAGACAAAACAGTTTGCGCGAGAAATGACGATGCGCTGGAGTTTTACAAAGAGAACAAAGATATAGCTTTGCTATTTTTCTATCAACCCAAACAAAAAAAATGCTCTAAATTTAATCCAAAAATACCACAAATTTGGCTTTTGCAAAGCTAAATTTCTTCACTTTTACTTAGATATTGATTTAAAAGATATTATATAAGGAGTATTTTGCCTTGCTTTGCGAGCTAAAAATTCCACTTTTAATGCATATTGTAAGCCAAAGCGCTGTAAAATCAAAAAGCCCCACAAGGCGCAGATGAGCTAAAAGCTTCATTAGAGCTTGGAGTTATGGCAAGCTTGCGCATATGAGAATCGATTGCAAAAATGCATTTAAATCTCTTAGTAAAATCCTCTAAATTTTGATAACGACTACTAGAAATTTTAAGATATTTGCACGAGTTTGATAACCTTTATGCAGGTATTTTGGCACTTCTTACGCCAATCTCGCCAAAGTATTATCACATCTAAAAGGGCAAAAGCAGATTCATCACAGGCTTCTTTATGGAAGCGATTTTCTAGTTTTATTTACAACTATTTTTAACGCCTATGATTTAAATTTATCAAACAGACTTAAACTAAATTCCATTAAAAACCCGCTAAATAGGCAAATTTTAGCCTATAGACTCTATTTTTGAAACACAGCGAAATTTTTACCAACTATAACAAGATACTAAGCAAAATTTGGTAAAATAAGCAAAAATTTCAAGGAAAAAAATGCAAGTAACTATCACAAATAAAGACGTTGCGAATTTAAAAAAATTTATGATTTTACACAGTAAAAAGGCGGTTCGCCAAAAGCTGATTAGCTTTTATGCTGTGCCTTTTGAGTTTATTTTGGTTGGAATTATTTTAGATGGATTTTTAAAAACAGTTCCGCTTTTATCACTTGTTTCGTTGGTGATGGCGGTTTTTTGGCTGATTATTTATCCGATGTATTATAAAAATATGTGTAAAAAACATATAAAATTAGCAGAAGAGATGCAAGAATCAAGAGTTGAGATGAATTTTTTAGTCGATGATGAGAAAAATATCATATCATTTTCTCCTAGCCAAACTCCACGAGCGAGCGAAAAGTTTTCTGCTAGTTCGCTAAATCGCATAGTAAAAAGCGAGCAAGACTACTTTTTAGGCTTTAAAGAGGGTCATCACATCGTTTTACCGGTTACAGATGAGAGCAAAAAAGTAGTAGAAAAACTAAGCGAGGATAAGCAAATTCACATAGAATGCTTTGAGTTTTAGTATAAATTTAGGGCTAAATTTTAGCA
It encodes:
- a CDS encoding MerR family transcriptional regulator; amino-acid sequence: MQDKTNSSAPTHYKMSELIELTETPKSTILFYIKEGLLPKPTKVKTNVHSYGVDTVKMLKFIKYTQTYFNFSIKELKTLVLRDDFSFENCYESLLNSLDIFMGAGFKKEVSKEKIEDELNISKSELEGFIKDGYILSRDGNLTQKELEILSIIKRAKNSEIGFDIVKIYLEFALNLAKIEGEIAKEALEKSSDKNELYRLILDITLTLKPYIFNYQTFNIYKKDIK